The proteins below are encoded in one region of Nonomuraea helvata:
- a CDS encoding STAS domain-containing protein → MSPLNLTCRELPGGVLITVTGELDATNADRLESYAEQHHRPGLGMILDLGELTFLDSRGLHVLLRLNTSVHDQGGILRLAAVRGRPARLLQITGVWPILVIHPDAEQAAAAMRCLTIDQPEKES, encoded by the coding sequence ATGTCGCCCCTGAACCTGACCTGCCGGGAGCTGCCCGGCGGCGTGCTGATCACTGTGACAGGCGAGCTCGACGCCACCAACGCCGACCGGCTGGAGTCCTACGCCGAGCAGCATCACCGGCCCGGCCTGGGCATGATCCTCGACCTGGGCGAGCTGACCTTCCTGGACAGCCGCGGCTTGCATGTGCTGCTCCGGCTGAACACCTCCGTACACGACCAGGGCGGCATCCTCCGCCTGGCCGCCGTGCGAGGCAGGCCCGCGCGCCTCCTGCAGATCACCGGCGTGTGGCCGATCCTGGTCATCCATCCCGATGCCGAGCAGGCCGCCGCCGCGATGCGGTGTTTAACGATCGACCAGCCGGAAAAAGAGTCGTGA
- a CDS encoding CynX/NimT family MFS transporter, whose translation MTYTEDPSPATRVPLGAAVVALFAAAANLRPAIAAVSPLVDRIRGDLHLSATGVSLLTTIPTLAMGLCAPLGAYVGRRYGLQRGVLLGLVVIAVATAARLLGGSTWLQLSSAAIVGTGIAIAQTLLPAVVKTRFAAHAGLVTGLYTAGLGLGGAVAAGASAPLADAVGSWPGALASWAVLALVGIALWAAARGSLSLDDVSAPAGPAARGLPWRSGTAWKITALSAVNSALYYCELAWVVPLLHDDAGRSAAAAGVMLTAMISIQVVAMPAVPALLGERLDKRVGLALTMTLTAAGFLGLAYAPGTAAWLWIAALGVGHGGLFTLVLTLPVVAGRDPQEAGRISAMAFFIGYACAALAPLLVGALRDSTGDFRLAFGLLGGLGLLMLAPIARLRVKADA comes from the coding sequence ATGACGTACACAGAAGATCCCTCGCCTGCCACCCGCGTGCCCTTGGGGGCGGCGGTCGTCGCGCTGTTCGCCGCCGCGGCGAACCTGCGACCGGCCATCGCCGCCGTCTCGCCGCTGGTGGACCGCATCCGCGGCGACCTGCACCTGTCGGCGACGGGAGTGTCACTGCTGACCACCATCCCGACGCTGGCCATGGGGTTGTGCGCACCCCTCGGCGCGTACGTGGGCCGCAGGTACGGGCTGCAGCGCGGCGTGCTGCTCGGGCTCGTGGTCATCGCCGTCGCCACGGCGGCCCGCCTGTTAGGCGGATCCACCTGGCTGCAGCTGAGCAGCGCGGCGATCGTCGGCACGGGGATCGCGATCGCCCAGACGCTGCTGCCCGCCGTGGTCAAGACGCGCTTCGCCGCGCACGCCGGACTGGTCACCGGCCTCTACACGGCCGGACTGGGCCTGGGCGGCGCGGTCGCGGCCGGGGCAAGTGCGCCGCTGGCCGACGCCGTCGGCTCCTGGCCGGGAGCGCTGGCCTCCTGGGCGGTGCTCGCGCTGGTGGGCATCGCGTTGTGGGCGGCCGCCAGAGGCTCCCTCAGCCTCGACGACGTCAGTGCCCCTGCCGGACCGGCGGCCCGGGGCCTGCCCTGGCGCAGCGGCACGGCCTGGAAGATCACCGCGCTGTCGGCCGTCAACTCCGCTCTGTACTACTGCGAGCTGGCTTGGGTGGTGCCGCTGCTGCATGACGACGCCGGTCGCAGCGCCGCGGCGGCCGGTGTCATGCTGACCGCGATGATCTCCATCCAGGTCGTCGCCATGCCGGCCGTTCCGGCACTGCTGGGGGAGCGCCTGGACAAGCGTGTCGGCCTGGCGCTCACGATGACGCTGACCGCCGCAGGATTCCTGGGACTGGCGTACGCACCGGGCACGGCGGCGTGGCTGTGGATCGCGGCGCTGGGCGTGGGGCACGGCGGCCTGTTCACGCTCGTGCTGACCCTGCCCGTGGTGGCCGGCCGGGACCCGCAGGAGGCCGGGCGCATCAGCGCGATGGCGTTCTTCATCGGCTACGCCTGCGCCGCGCTGGCCCCCCTCCTGGTGGGCGCGCTACGCGACTCCACGGGCGACTTCCGGCTCGCCTTCGGCCTGCTGGGCGGCCTTGGCCTGTTGATGCTCGCGCCCATCGCGCGCCTTCGCGTCAAGGCCGACGCATGA
- a CDS encoding ATP-binding protein, with product MTFELRCPISPDLRYIRELVRIHGEHHGLNGEQLEGLVLAVNEAVTNVLDHGGKAGRVTARGHEHGVIIEILDIGGRLTPEHLAAATVDPTGSRGFGLWVIQRLCDDVTLERTASGSVLSLYFRGRPAALLPLEHRAGRKSGRGATGPTAPGFTPARRRPARSTS from the coding sequence ATGACTTTCGAGCTGCGCTGCCCCATCAGCCCCGACCTGCGCTACATCCGCGAACTGGTGCGCATCCACGGCGAGCACCACGGACTGAACGGCGAGCAACTGGAGGGCCTGGTACTGGCGGTCAACGAGGCCGTCACCAACGTGCTCGACCACGGCGGGAAGGCCGGCCGGGTCACCGCGCGCGGCCACGAGCACGGCGTCATCATCGAGATCCTCGACATCGGCGGCCGGTTGACCCCGGAGCACCTGGCCGCCGCCACGGTGGACCCGACCGGCTCGCGCGGGTTCGGCCTGTGGGTGATCCAGCGTCTGTGTGACGACGTCACCCTGGAGCGCACCGCTTCTGGCTCGGTGCTGAGCCTGTACTTCCGCGGCCGTCCCGCCGCCCTGCTCCCGCTTGAGCACCGCGCCGGGCGAAAGAGCGGGCGCGGGGCTACCGGACCCACCGCGCCCGGGTTCACGCCGGCACGGCGGCGACCGGCACGGTCCACCTCATAG
- a CDS encoding Rrf2 family transcriptional regulator, with protein MRMSNGVEWALHSCVTLSQTQEPVPAARLAELHGTPPAYTAKHLQALSRAGIVHSTAGQIGGYTLTRPASEISALEVVRAVDGDEPAYRCAEIRQRGPLGIPAERCSRPCAIARAMAAAQDAWSLALARISVADLAAAIDADSDGTAMADVRRWLTTAAG; from the coding sequence ATGAGGATGTCGAACGGCGTGGAGTGGGCCCTGCACAGCTGCGTCACGCTCAGCCAGACCCAGGAGCCGGTGCCGGCGGCACGGCTGGCCGAGTTGCACGGCACTCCCCCGGCGTACACGGCCAAGCACCTGCAAGCGCTGTCGCGGGCCGGCATCGTGCACTCCACCGCGGGCCAGATCGGCGGTTACACCCTCACCAGACCTGCCTCGGAGATCAGCGCGCTGGAGGTGGTCCGGGCCGTCGACGGGGACGAGCCGGCCTACCGATGTGCCGAGATCAGACAGCGGGGGCCGCTCGGCATCCCCGCCGAACGATGCTCGCGACCATGCGCCATCGCCCGGGCCATGGCGGCCGCCCAGGACGCCTGGTCGCTCGCGCTCGCCCGCATCTCCGTCGCGGACCTGGCCGCCGCGATCGACGCCGACAGCGACGGCACCGCGATGGCCGACGTCCGCCGCTGGCTGACCACCGCCGCTGGCTGA
- a CDS encoding amidase, with protein sequence MEWNFQAAEELAAALRAGEVSSVELTDAAIARIERDDKVINAICVPDFDRARAAAHAADQARARGEDRPLLGIPVTVKESYNIAGLPTTWGMPPQANFMPAEDAVQVSRLKAAGAVVLGKTNVPVGLQDIQSFNEIYGTTNNPWDHGRTSGGSSGGSAAALACGFGALSIGSDLAGSLRTPAHFCGVYAHKPTLGLAATRGMVAPPAPPLPVDLDLAVVGPMARTARDLTLLLDIMAGPDPLTHGVAYDVTLPPARHERLCDFRVLVLEEHPLIPTGSAVRAGVNRVADALVDGGARVERHSPLLPDLSEAATLYMQLLISGSVARFPIESHEQLRTRVAGLSADDQSLDAVRLRAMLFSHLDWMEANNRREVHRHGWRQLFAEFDAVVCPITPTPAFPHDHDPNPLARRIDIDGVEFPYFDQLVWAGLATMPGLPATAIPAGRSPEGLPVGVQLIGPMFEDRTPLRLAELLEQKIGGFHAPK encoded by the coding sequence ATGGAATGGAATTTTCAGGCGGCCGAAGAACTCGCGGCCGCCTTGCGTGCCGGTGAAGTGAGCTCGGTGGAACTGACCGACGCGGCGATCGCCCGTATCGAGCGGGACGACAAGGTGATCAACGCGATTTGCGTGCCGGACTTCGACCGTGCGCGGGCCGCCGCGCACGCTGCCGACCAGGCGCGCGCCCGCGGCGAGGACCGGCCGCTGCTGGGTATTCCGGTGACGGTCAAGGAGTCCTACAACATCGCCGGGCTGCCCACAACCTGGGGCATGCCGCCGCAGGCGAACTTCATGCCGGCCGAGGACGCGGTACAGGTGTCGCGGCTGAAGGCCGCGGGCGCGGTGGTGCTCGGTAAGACCAATGTGCCGGTGGGGCTGCAAGACATCCAGAGCTTCAACGAGATCTACGGCACCACCAACAACCCGTGGGATCACGGTCGCACGTCGGGTGGGTCCTCGGGCGGATCAGCGGCGGCTCTGGCGTGCGGCTTCGGCGCGCTGTCCATCGGCTCCGACCTCGCCGGCTCGTTGCGCACCCCCGCGCATTTCTGCGGCGTCTACGCGCACAAGCCGACGCTCGGGCTGGCGGCGACCCGTGGCATGGTCGCGCCGCCGGCGCCGCCGTTGCCGGTCGACCTCGACCTCGCCGTCGTCGGTCCGATGGCGCGCACTGCCCGCGACCTCACGCTCCTGCTCGACATCATGGCCGGACCGGACCCGCTGACGCACGGCGTGGCGTACGACGTGACGCTGCCGCCCGCGCGCCACGAGCGGCTCTGCGACTTCCGAGTCCTGGTCCTCGAGGAGCATCCGCTCATCCCGACCGGGTCCGCCGTGCGGGCGGGCGTGAACCGGGTGGCCGACGCGCTTGTCGACGGCGGCGCCCGCGTCGAACGGCACAGTCCGCTGCTGCCCGATCTGAGCGAAGCCGCGACGCTCTACATGCAGTTGCTGATTTCGGGGTCCGTTGCGCGTTTTCCCATCGAATCGCACGAGCAGCTGCGGACCCGCGTCGCCGGACTGAGCGCGGACGACCAGAGCCTTGACGCCGTGCGGCTGCGCGCCATGCTGTTCAGCCACCTCGACTGGATGGAGGCGAACAACCGCCGAGAGGTCCACCGTCACGGCTGGCGGCAGCTGTTCGCCGAGTTCGACGCCGTGGTTTGCCCGATCACGCCGACGCCCGCGTTCCCGCACGACCACGACCCCAATCCGTTGGCACGGCGCATCGACATCGACGGCGTCGAGTTCCCGTACTTCGACCAGCTCGTCTGGGCCGGCCTGGCCACCATGCCCGGCCTGCCCGCCACCGCCATACCAGCGGGTCGGTCCCCCGAGGGCCTGCCGGTGGGAGTGCAGCTCATCGGTCCGATGTTCGAGGACCGCACCCCGCTGCGGCTGGCCGAACTGCTCGAGCAGAAGATCGGCGGCTTCCACGCACCGAAATAG
- a CDS encoding GNAT family N-acetyltransferase — MKLERLTGEEALARSAELIEIYRIAFSGPPWYEDGYGTADFVKRLTTDVRRPGFTAVLATHDGSPAGFGTAWPTQAPFPEGRAYDRVRLELGGQVEKRLVGALEVDELAVSPHARGQGLAGRILDLLCEDATDCWLLTAPQAQDAIRLYERLGWQRLTRPATNVVVFIRSQDGVRQHQQL; from the coding sequence ATGAAGCTGGAACGGCTCACCGGCGAAGAGGCGCTCGCCCGGTCCGCCGAACTCATCGAGATCTACCGCATCGCGTTCAGCGGCCCGCCCTGGTACGAGGACGGGTACGGCACGGCCGACTTCGTCAAGCGGCTGACCACAGACGTACGCCGCCCCGGTTTCACTGCGGTGCTCGCCACTCATGACGGCAGCCCCGCGGGATTCGGCACGGCATGGCCGACGCAGGCCCCCTTCCCCGAGGGGCGCGCCTATGACCGGGTGCGCCTCGAGCTCGGCGGCCAAGTGGAGAAGCGCCTGGTGGGAGCGTTGGAGGTGGACGAGCTCGCGGTCAGCCCGCACGCCCGCGGTCAGGGCCTGGCGGGCCGCATCCTCGACCTGCTCTGCGAGGACGCGACCGACTGCTGGCTGCTGACGGCGCCGCAGGCGCAGGACGCGATCAGACTGTACGAACGGCTCGGCTGGCAGCGTCTGACCAGACCTGCGACGAACGTCGTGGTGTTCATCCGGTCTCAGGACGGCGTCCGGCAGCACCAGCAGCTCTGA
- a CDS encoding helix-turn-helix transcriptional regulator: protein MEPLTFDSNDLGKTEEFLSKAYAKMRIGSDIDRPRTRISRQSMGTVSVDRLDLEYAMSYDVNPLGKVCLCTVESGSIVQQVAGGEQDVFGPGDAVLFAPPDLPYAGEIRRSRYNIVMFDPELLQQVAGTLPGRRPEPVRLLGHRPVSAATGRHLQRTIAYLRDDVLADPELAGEPLLVSTAGQLLAASVLAALPSNAGTEATAMDRHDAHPQMLRRALAFIDEHADMPMGIAEIATAARVSARALQYAFRRHLNTTPLGHLRQVRLARAHDELKISDPAATTVAAIGARWGFFHPGRFALSYRAAYGCAPSDTLHA, encoded by the coding sequence ATGGAGCCGTTGACCTTCGACAGCAATGATCTGGGGAAGACCGAGGAGTTCCTCAGCAAGGCCTACGCCAAGATGCGCATCGGCTCCGACATCGACCGCCCGCGGACCAGGATCTCGCGTCAGAGCATGGGAACGGTGAGCGTCGACCGGCTGGACCTCGAATACGCCATGAGCTACGACGTGAACCCGCTCGGCAAAGTATGCCTGTGCACGGTGGAGTCCGGGTCCATCGTCCAGCAGGTCGCGGGCGGCGAGCAGGACGTGTTCGGGCCGGGGGACGCGGTGTTGTTCGCGCCCCCGGACCTGCCCTACGCCGGTGAGATCCGCCGCTCGCGCTACAACATCGTCATGTTCGACCCGGAGCTGTTGCAGCAGGTGGCCGGCACCCTTCCGGGTCGCCGGCCGGAACCGGTACGGCTGCTGGGACACCGGCCTGTCTCCGCCGCCACCGGCCGGCATCTCCAGCGCACCATCGCCTACCTGCGCGACGATGTCCTGGCCGATCCGGAGCTGGCCGGCGAACCTCTCCTGGTCTCCACCGCCGGGCAACTGCTGGCCGCGAGCGTGCTGGCGGCCCTGCCCAGCAACGCCGGCACCGAGGCCACCGCCATGGACCGTCACGACGCCCATCCCCAGATGCTGCGCCGCGCGCTCGCCTTCATCGACGAGCACGCCGACATGCCCATGGGCATCGCCGAGATCGCCACCGCGGCCCGGGTCAGCGCTCGCGCCCTGCAGTACGCCTTCCGCCGGCACCTGAACACCACCCCGCTGGGCCACCTGCGCCAGGTCCGGCTGGCCCGAGCGCACGACGAGCTGAAGATCAGCGATCCGGCCGCCACCACGGTGGCCGCGATCGGGGCCCGCTGGGGCTTCTTCCACCCGGGGCGTTTCGCCCTTTCCTACAGAGCAGCCTACGGGTGCGCGCCCAGCGACACCCTGCACGCCTGA